The following is a genomic window from Planifilum fulgidum.
CGTCGATCTGGCCATCCTCCAGGAAAAGAGCGAGGAGGAAGTGCGCAAGCTGGAGTCGGAACACGCCTCTTCCGATCCGGAGAAGCTGTGTGAATGGATGGAAGAGGGCTTTCAGTCCTTGTGCGATTACATGCGCGGTTTGGACGAAGAGAGCTTCCTGACCCGAAGGACGAAGCCCTTCTATGCCGATCACGGCTCCACCCAGGCCAAATGGCTCGTTGAGATCGTCACCCACGTGTATCACCACCGGGCCCAGCTGTTTCAGTACCTGAAACAACTGGGCCATCCGGTCAACATGTTCGATTTGTACGGGTGAAGGGGATTTGCGGCGGATGCCCGCGGGAGGGCATCCGTTTTTTTGCGTTTTCGATTTCCCCTACAGCTCGGCGATGCGAAAGCGGATTTTGGCTCCTCCCCCGGGTGCGTTGCCCGCGGTGATCCATCCGCCGTGTTTCTCCGCAAGGGTTTTGGCGATATACATTCCCAGACCGGCATGCCCCGATTTTCGCGCCGGGTCTCCCCGGTAGAAGGGCTGGAAGAGGCGGCGCAGGTCCTCTTCGGAAAGGCCGGGACCCGTGTCGGTGATCTCCATTTCCACCCCCTCCTCATCCAGGAGAACGCGCCAGCGGATCTCTCCCCGGGCGGGAGTGTAGCGAAGGGCGTTGGTGATCACATTGTCGAGAATTTGCGACAGGCGATGGCCGTCCAGCCGCATCGGCCGGGGACGGCGGCGAGAATCCTCCAGACTGAAATGCAAACGGATTTTCTTGCGGTTGCAGAGGGAAAGGTATTCTTCCTTCTTCTCCTCCAGGTAAGCGCCAAGGTCCAGGGGGGAGGGGGAAAGGGAAAAATCGGCCCGCTCCAGACGGTTGGCCTCCTGCATCTCTTCCAGCATCCGGATCGCCCGTTCGCTATTTGCAAAAATGGCCCGGAGGGGGCGGTGAAGGCGCCCTTCTTCCTGCGGCACCCGATTCAGGAGGTTTTCGGCGTGCCCGCGAATGATCGTGAGCGGGGTGAACAGGTCATGGGCCAGGGCGGCCAGCATCTCCCGCCGTCCCTGTTCCGCCCTCCACTGGGTTTCCAGGGACGTGCGAAGGGAATGGCGCATTTTTTCAAAGGCTTCGCCCAGGGCGTACAGCTCCCGGGTTCCGCCCACTGCGCCCAAGGTGAAGTCCAGATCTCTCCGTTCCACCCGGGCCGCCCCCTCCATCAGGGCGTCGATCGCAGGGGAGATCCGCCTTTCAAGGCGACGGCCGAACCAGTAGGCGAAGAAGGCGATGGCGACAAAGGGAGTGGCCATCGCCAGGATGAGTACGACCGCCGCCAGAGGGGAATCGTTGGCCTTAAGAAAGGAGATCTCATAGCCGAGCACGAGCACACCCGCCAGCCGGCCCCGGCCGTCGCTCAGGGGAATATACCGGTAGACCAGTCCTTCCCGGGTTTCCGTCGTGTTCAGCTTTCGGATCCACTGTTTTGGATCCGTTTTTTCCGGCGGGGGAAGGGTCCCGTACCCCTTTCCCCCCTCCAGGGGGAGGACCCGGTAGGCGATTCCTTCGGTCGGGATTTTCTCTTCCAAAAGGGGACGGGTTTCGGGATCGAGCAGTTTTTCCCCCGATTCTTCCGCGAAGCGGAGGATGGCCGGCACCTGTTTTTCGTAATAGTTGGCGGGCCGGAAGAAGAGAAGAAGCGTCAGGCCGAGGAGGAGCCAGATCAGCGCGGACACCACGGCGCTCCACAGAATGACGGACAGGGCCAGGCGGATGAATTGACGGCGAAAGCTGGGAGGAGGATTTATTTTTCCCAACGGTATCCAATCCCCCAGACGGTGGTGATGGGGTTCAGTCCCGGTTCGGCGGCGGCAAGCTTTGCCCGGATTTTTTTGATGTGTTCGGTCACCGTGGCGCTGCTTCCCTCTCCGAACCCCCAAATTTTTTCATAGATTTGCTCCCTGGAAAACACCTGTCCCGGATGGAGGGCCAAAAAGCGAAGGATGTCAAATTCCTTGCCCGTCATCGGCACTTCCCGGTTCCGGACGTGCACTTTCCGCTGTTTCAGATCGATGGTCAGGTTTCCGAAGCGGAGGACCGTCATCTCCTTGCCCAGGGCGGAGCGCTGTTCCCGGCGCAGGTGGGCGGCGATCCGCGCCTTCAGTTCCCGCAGGCTGAAGGGTTTGGTCAAGTAATCGTCGCCCCCGGCGGTTAAGCCCTCGATCCGGTCTTCCACCTCCCGCCGGGCGGACAAAAAGAGGATGGGGCACGCCACCGTCTCCCTGATGGCCCGGCAGACCTCGATTCCGTCCAGCCCCGGCATCATGATGTCCAGCACGATCAGATCCGGCTGGTGCTTGAGGAGCGGAAAGATCCCATTTCCGTCCGTGGCGGTGAGGACCCGGTATCCCTCGTCCTCCAGGGCGTCCTTGATCATGTCGACTAGGTCTTGTTCATCATCGACGATCAGGATCGTCGCCGGCACGTTACATCCTCCCATCCTGTTCTGATCTCACTCCGTCTTTTTCCTTCCTTCCCAGCGGGCAAACCATATCATTCCCCCGCCCAACATCACGAGCGAGGTGATGGTCGACGAAATCAATCCCTGAAGGGAAAGACGGATGATTTTTCCCGAAGCGATGACGTCCGGAGGGGAATCCATCCCGGGGAGATAGGTCAAATAGGCTCCGGCCAGCAAGGGAAGACGGACGGGCCATGCCCACGGCACGTAGGGCCAGATGGTATCCCCGATGCTGGTCGCCATCAGGGCGGCGATCAAAAGACCCACTCCGCCGACGCCGATCGACGGGCCGAATCCCCAGGAAAAGCTGATCCAATAATGGATGGCCGAAAGGGGCAAGCTTCCAACCAACGCCATCAAGGTGGCCGTCAGGAAAATGGGCCAGGCGATGAGAACATCCTGGATCAGCTTAAATCCCAGGATGAGGGCCGACGTTGCCGTCAGGGTGCTCGCCGTGATCAGGAACAGAAGGATGGCCAGTTTTCCGAAGAACAACTGACTCCGGGGCCTTCGACTTCCGAGGAATCCCTGGAAGTTGCCGGCCAATTCCTCCTGGTGAACCATGAATCCGGACAGGATGCCGATTCCGACGGGGATCACCAGGATGGTCCACCCTTCAAAAAAGGTCAGGAACAAAGAAAGCTGTTTTTCCGGCGTGATTTCCCACCTGGAATAGTACCAAAGGATCAGCGCCGCATACAGAAGGGGAAAAGCAAAGGCCAGGGGGCGAAGGGGCGTTCGCTTCGTCTTCAGCCATTCTAATCTTAGGATTGTCGCCATTTTAGATGGCCTCCTTTCTTTTAAACCATGCGGCGGTGATCCAAGTAAAGAGGACAAAGGCGATGATTCCCAGGAGAATGCCCACCGGTATGACGGAGGGATCCCTGAGGGGATGGTTTTCTTCCATCAGCACACCGTTGGGATGCACCCCCACCACCGGGGACATCAGCCGGATCGGCCAGCTCCAGGGAATATAGACCCAATAGGGTTCGGGTGCCGCCAGAACACCGGCGATTCCCCCGGCGAAACCGACGGCCATGCTGAAAATGGTGCCCTTCCAGGCCGCCGCCCACAGTTGAATCGGAATGAGGGGAAGGGATGTCAACCACATCAGCAAACCGCCGGCAACAATCGTGGACCACGGGGTCGCTCCACCGGCCGTGGTGAGGCCGGAGATGAGAACGGCAACCATGAGTATGCAGCTGGAAAGCAGGGTGTGGTAGGCCAACACGGCGATTTTGCCCGTCCAAAGGGCGGTCGTTGACACGGGATGAATCCGCAGATTTTGAAACTTGCCCGCCTTTTTCTCTTTCTGTTGTGCCAGGGCTGCGAGCAGCGCCGTTCCGAGCGGGAGGAAGAGGACCGGCCACCAGTTGTAAATTTGCGCGAGCAACATTTCCCAGGCCCCGATGTAATCGGGCAGGAACAGTTTGACGCGCAGGGAGATCAGGAAAAAAACCAGGGGCGCAAAGAGTATCAGGCGCTTCATGAAGGTTCTTTTGTATTTCAGGTGTTCCGATCGCAGAACGTTAAGCATGGGCGACCCCCCTCACGGTTTTGATGAACAGCGCCTCGAGATCCTCTTCATGGCTGATGGGCGATTGATACTTTAACTCCCCTTCGTTGATGATGCCGATATGGTCGACCAGTTGGGCCACTTCCGACAGAATGTGACTGGACAAAAGGATGGTTTTTCCCCTGGAGTGGAGGGACCGGACCATTTCCCGAAATTCTTCGATACCGATCGGATCCAGTCCGTTGGTCGGTTCGTCCAGAATCAGAATTTCCGGATCTCCGAGGAGAGCGATGGCGAGACCGAGCCTTTGTTTCATCCCGAGGGAAAAGTGGGAGACCAATTTTTTGCCGGTGTTCTCAAGCCCGGTGGTGACGAGAACCTTATCGATCTCATCCTCGGAAAGGCCCATCAGCCGGCTGTGGATAAGCAGATTTTCAAAGGCGGTCAGATTGCCGTACAGGGCCGGGGTTTCGATCAGGGCGCCGATCCGGCCCAGGCACTTTCTGTCCCAGGGCTTCCCAAAGACGCGCACTTCGCCTTCCGACGGGCGCAAAAGTCCTGTCAACATCTTCAGGGTGGTCGATTTCCCCGCCCCGTTCGGTCCCAGCAAACCGTAAACGGATCCTCTGGGTATTTTGAGGGAAACGTTTTTTACAATCCGCCGGCCCCGCATGCGTTTGGTCAAGTTTCGCGTTTCGATGGCGTATTCGATCATGTATGCCCACCTCTTTTCGTTGTTTCGGAATCAATGTAACAGGCAAAAATAAAGGATTTATAAAACGGCGGAACCTTTTTCGCCTTTTTTCGCGCGGGACCGGAACGAAAAAAAACAAATGCCCTCCGACATGCCGAAAAGCGGCCTTCGGAGGGCGATGCCGGGGGCGGATGGTTATTTTTGGTCCAATACCGTGATGTAGGCGATCATCGGTCCATGGCTTTCGGCCGTTCTGTGGTCGTGGCAGATCAGCTGATAGGTTCCGGGTTTGTCGGCCGTGAAGGATACCCGGGTTTTCTCTCCCTTTCGGACGACTCCGCTGACACCGAATTCCTTGAGGGAAAAGTTGTGGACTTTCCCGTGGATCCCGTGCAGTACGAGGTTGACCCGGTCCCCCTTGTTGACCACGATGGATCCGGGGTCCCAGCGATAAGCCTCGATTTTTCGCCCGTTCAGTTCGCTTTCGTATTCGACGGCGACGAGATGAAAGGTTTTTTCCGGCGTTTCGGTCCATTCCTGTATGACGGTCCGGTCGTCGAACCAGGGGAGGAGGAGCAGGGTGACGGCGATCAGCACCAACAGGAACGTGATGGTGAGCGTCAACCATTGACGCGGGGTTGTCATGGGCGATCCCCCTTTGGCGAACGTTTTGTGACTATTTATTGACAGATATCCCGGGGTTTTATCCGCGGAAATGGAAAAAAATTTTTCTCAAACCAAATCGTGTTGTAAGCGGGCGGGGATTGATATATAATAGGAACGGATGTTCGATTCCGGAGTGGGACCCATGAGGGACACGGTGTTGAAAAGGGCCGCGAAGACCGGCAGGCCGGTGGAAATCATCTACATGGACGAAAAGGGGAAAATCACCCAGCGGCGGATCCGCATCCGGGCCCTGCGGGAGGACCTGGTGGAGGCGTATTGTTTTGAGAGAAAAGGGATTCGCCGCTTCAAGCGCTCCAACATCCTGGCGGCCCGGGAACCGGAATAGGCGCACGTGAGCCCTTCGAAGGCGGTTTCGGAAGATTGCCATCGAATCGGTGTTTTCCCGAGGGGAAAACCGTGTTATACTAGTCCCTGAAATCAACCCGATCCGATCATGAAAGGGCCGTTTGCACCGATCCGTCCGGATGGTTGATCGGCCCGAAGGCGTTCGGGCGACAGGTGATAACCGGGAGGGTGACAGATGAGCCTGAAATGGAAAAACCAAGGAGAAAATAGCGACAACGATTTTCTGGACATGGTCTTCGCCACGGCGGCCTCCTTTATCTTCTTTTTCGGGATCGCCGTGGTGGCGACGGTGATCAGCCTCTTCCGGTGAGCGGGGATTCCCGCGCAGGGCTCGGGAAGCGGCCGGGGATCCGCCTGCCCGCGCAAGCTTTCGCGGGATATTTCGCAAACGCTCCCATGCGGCCTCGGCCGGGGCCGGCACCGGTCCGGGCTCCGGCCCCGCGCGCCGGGTGAAAGGAACCGACCGGGCTTCTTTTTTTGTGGAGGAAATCGAGGATAGGAGGCAGGAGACGCATGAATGTTCACGAGTACCAGGGAAAAGAGATCCTGAAACAGTACGGGGTGGACGTCCCCAGGGGACAGGTGGCCTTCACCCCCGAAGAGGCGGTGGAGGCGGCGAAGGCCCTGGGCGGGGATCTGTGGGTTGTCAAGGCGCAGATTCACGCCGGGGGACGGGGAAAGGCGGGGGGCGTCAAGCTGGCCCGCAGCCTGGATGAAGTGCGCGCCCACGCCGAAGAACTCCTGGGGAAAGTGTTGGTCACCCATCAGACGGGCCCCGAAGGGAAAGAAGTGAAACGCCTCCTGATCGAAGAGGGGTGCAAGATTGAGAAGGAATACTATGTCGGCATGGTGATCGATCGCTCCACCGGCCGGGTCACCCTGATGGCTTCCGAAGAGGGCGGGACGGAGATCGAGGAAGTGGCGGCCCGCACACCCGAGAAGATCATCAAGGAGTCCATCGACCCGGCGGTCGGCCTGTTGCCCTTCCAGGCCCGCAGGGTCGCCTTCAAGATCAACATTCCCAAGGATCGCGTCAACAAGGCGGTTCAGTTTATGATGGGACTGTACCGCACCTTTGTGGAGAAGGATTGCTCCCTGGCGGAAATCAACCCGCTCGTCACCACCGAGGACGGCCGGGTGATGGCTCTGGACGCCAAGCTCAACTTCGACAGCAACGCGCTGTATCGCCATCCGGACATCCGCGAATTGAGGGATTTGGATGAAGAGGATCCCCGGGAAGTGGAGGCTTCCAAATACGATCTGAGCTACATCGCCCTGGACGGCAACATTGGCTGCATGGTCAACGGCGCCGGGCTGGCGATGGCCACCATGGACATCATCAAGCATTACGGCGGGGAGCCGGCCAACTTCCTGGATGTGGGAGGGGGCGCTTCCGCCGAGAAGGTG
Proteins encoded in this region:
- a CDS encoding DinB family protein; protein product: MTGGTETLRELLLEELGAGVRTTKKLLARVRPGEWDFRPADNMRSLGELANHLAQIPFVDLAILQEKSEEEVRKLESEHASSDPEKLCEWMEEGFQSLCDYMRGLDEESFLTRRTKPFYADHGSTQAKWLVEIVTHVYHHRAQLFQYLKQLGHPVNMFDLYG
- a CDS encoding HAMP domain-containing sensor histidine kinase, whose amino-acid sequence is MGKINPPPSFRRQFIRLALSVILWSAVVSALIWLLLGLTLLLFFRPANYYEKQVPAILRFAEESGEKLLDPETRPLLEEKIPTEGIAYRVLPLEGGKGYGTLPPPEKTDPKQWIRKLNTTETREGLVYRYIPLSDGRGRLAGVLVLGYEISFLKANDSPLAAVVLILAMATPFVAIAFFAYWFGRRLERRISPAIDALMEGAARVERRDLDFTLGAVGGTRELYALGEAFEKMRHSLRTSLETQWRAEQGRREMLAALAHDLFTPLTIIRGHAENLLNRVPQEEGRLHRPLRAIFANSERAIRMLEEMQEANRLERADFSLSPSPLDLGAYLEEKKEEYLSLCNRKKIRLHFSLEDSRRRPRPMRLDGHRLSQILDNVITNALRYTPARGEIRWRVLLDEEGVEMEITDTGPGLSEEDLRRLFQPFYRGDPARKSGHAGLGMYIAKTLAEKHGGWITAGNAPGGGAKIRFRIAEL
- a CDS encoding response regulator transcription factor is translated as MPATILIVDDEQDLVDMIKDALEDEGYRVLTATDGNGIFPLLKHQPDLIVLDIMMPGLDGIEVCRAIRETVACPILFLSARREVEDRIEGLTAGGDDYLTKPFSLRELKARIAAHLRREQRSALGKEMTVLRFGNLTIDLKQRKVHVRNREVPMTGKEFDILRFLALHPGQVFSREQIYEKIWGFGEGSSATVTEHIKKIRAKLAAAEPGLNPITTVWGIGYRWEK
- a CDS encoding lantibiotic immunity ABC transporter MutG family permease subunit → MATILRLEWLKTKRTPLRPLAFAFPLLYAALILWYYSRWEITPEKQLSLFLTFFEGWTILVIPVGIGILSGFMVHQEELAGNFQGFLGSRRPRSQLFFGKLAILLFLITASTLTATSALILGFKLIQDVLIAWPIFLTATLMALVGSLPLSAIHYWISFSWGFGPSIGVGGVGLLIAALMATSIGDTIWPYVPWAWPVRLPLLAGAYLTYLPGMDSPPDVIASGKIIRLSLQGLISSTITSLVMLGGGMIWFARWEGRKKTE
- a CDS encoding lantibiotic immunity ABC transporter MutE/EpiE family permease subunit — its product is MLNVLRSEHLKYKRTFMKRLILFAPLVFFLISLRVKLFLPDYIGAWEMLLAQIYNWWPVLFLPLGTALLAALAQQKEKKAGKFQNLRIHPVSTTALWTGKIAVLAYHTLLSSCILMVAVLISGLTTAGGATPWSTIVAGGLLMWLTSLPLIPIQLWAAAWKGTIFSMAVGFAGGIAGVLAAPEPYWVYIPWSWPIRLMSPVVGVHPNGVLMEENHPLRDPSVIPVGILLGIIAFVLFTWITAAWFKRKEAI
- a CDS encoding lantibiotic protection ABC transporter ATP-binding subunit yields the protein MIEYAIETRNLTKRMRGRRIVKNVSLKIPRGSVYGLLGPNGAGKSTTLKMLTGLLRPSEGEVRVFGKPWDRKCLGRIGALIETPALYGNLTAFENLLIHSRLMGLSEDEIDKVLVTTGLENTGKKLVSHFSLGMKQRLGLAIALLGDPEILILDEPTNGLDPIGIEEFREMVRSLHSRGKTILLSSHILSEVAQLVDHIGIINEGELKYQSPISHEEDLEALFIKTVRGVAHA
- a CDS encoding cupredoxin domain-containing protein; the encoded protein is MTTPRQWLTLTITFLLVLIAVTLLLLPWFDDRTVIQEWTETPEKTFHLVAVEYESELNGRKIEAYRWDPGSIVVNKGDRVNLVLHGIHGKVHNFSLKEFGVSGVVRKGEKTRVSFTADKPGTYQLICHDHRTAESHGPMIAYITVLDQK
- the sucC gene encoding ADP-forming succinate--CoA ligase subunit beta translates to MNVHEYQGKEILKQYGVDVPRGQVAFTPEEAVEAAKALGGDLWVVKAQIHAGGRGKAGGVKLARSLDEVRAHAEELLGKVLVTHQTGPEGKEVKRLLIEEGCKIEKEYYVGMVIDRSTGRVTLMASEEGGTEIEEVAARTPEKIIKESIDPAVGLLPFQARRVAFKINIPKDRVNKAVQFMMGLYRTFVEKDCSLAEINPLVTTEDGRVMALDAKLNFDSNALYRHPDIRELRDLDEEDPREVEASKYDLSYIALDGNIGCMVNGAGLAMATMDIIKHYGGEPANFLDVGGGASAEKVREAFKIILSDEKVKGILVNIFGGIMKCDVIATGVVEAAKQVGLDRPLVVRLEGTNVELGKKILEESGLKIIAADSMADAAQKIVSLVK